One genomic segment of Actinoplanes ianthinogenes includes these proteins:
- a CDS encoding epoxide hydrolase family protein, which yields MTTPEQQAGDVIRPYTVQIPKDAIDDLQRRLAATRWPTREIVGDRTQGVQLATMRALHQFWATQYDGRRVAARLNALLQFTTRIDGVGIHFVHVRSAHPDALPLIMTHGWPGSVIEMLDAVGPLTDPTAHGGTPADAFHLVLPSLPGYGFSGEPAETGWDLARTARAWSELMRRLGYHRYVAQGGDVGAGVTDAMGRIGPDGLAGIHTNLLVPALNDPASLPHETDAERAALAAITTFQTSGNGYFVEMATRPQTIGYALLDSPAALAAWMIDHDTDAYYKITRAFVDDQPSGNLTREHILDNITTYWLTGTGASAARSYWEAYGPDAPAAGSRPLPPPRIPVGFSTFPGEIWRTPRSWAEKSYPTLNYFGEAERGGHFAAWEEPELFAAQLRAAFRPLR from the coding sequence ATGACCACGCCCGAGCAGCAGGCCGGCGATGTCATCCGGCCGTACACCGTACAGATCCCCAAGGACGCGATCGACGATCTCCAGCGCCGCCTCGCCGCGACCCGCTGGCCGACCAGGGAGATCGTCGGCGACCGCACCCAGGGAGTGCAACTGGCCACCATGCGGGCCCTGCACCAGTTCTGGGCAACACAGTACGACGGGCGGCGGGTCGCCGCCCGGCTGAACGCGCTACTGCAGTTCACCACGCGGATCGACGGCGTCGGGATTCACTTCGTGCACGTCCGGTCCGCGCACCCGGACGCGCTGCCGCTGATCATGACGCACGGCTGGCCGGGCTCGGTCATCGAGATGCTCGACGCGGTCGGCCCGCTCACCGACCCCACCGCACACGGCGGCACGCCGGCCGACGCGTTCCACCTCGTGCTGCCCTCGCTGCCGGGATACGGCTTCTCCGGCGAGCCGGCCGAGACCGGGTGGGACCTCGCCCGGACAGCGCGGGCCTGGTCGGAGCTCATGCGCCGACTCGGCTACCACCGCTACGTGGCTCAGGGTGGTGACGTCGGCGCCGGTGTCACCGATGCGATGGGCAGGATCGGACCCGACGGGCTGGCCGGTATCCACACCAACCTGCTGGTACCGGCCCTCAACGACCCGGCCTCGCTACCGCACGAGACCGACGCCGAACGCGCCGCCCTGGCCGCCATCACAACGTTCCAGACCAGCGGAAACGGCTACTTCGTGGAGATGGCGACCCGGCCGCAGACGATCGGGTACGCACTGCTCGACTCGCCGGCCGCACTCGCCGCCTGGATGATCGACCACGACACCGACGCCTATTACAAGATCACCCGAGCGTTCGTCGACGATCAGCCCTCCGGCAACCTCACCCGCGAACACATCCTGGACAACATCACGACCTACTGGCTGACCGGAACCGGTGCGTCCGCCGCACGGTCCTACTGGGAAGCCTACGGACCGGACGCACCCGCCGCGGGCAGCCGGCCCCTCCCGCCGCCCCGGATCCCGGTCGGTTTCAGCACCTTCCCCGGCGAGATCTGGCGGACACCACGCAGCTGGGCCGAGAAGTCATACCCCACCCTCAACTATTTCGGCGAAGCCGAACGCGGCGGCCACTTCGCCGCCTGGGAGGAACCGGAACTGTTCGCGGCGCAGCTACGAGCCGCCTTCCGCCCGCTGCGGTGA
- a CDS encoding MerR family transcriptional regulator has translation MLIGELAAQAGLTTDAVRFYEKVGLVTSRRLANGYRDFPPETVAWLHYVRTAQALGFSLAEIGRLGEEVRDAPDSAERLSLLFTEKIRIIDARMAELAAMRADLADRVGTGCPLRPET, from the coding sequence GTGCTGATCGGCGAGCTCGCGGCGCAGGCCGGCCTGACCACGGACGCCGTGCGCTTCTACGAGAAGGTCGGCCTGGTGACCAGCCGGCGGCTGGCCAACGGCTACCGGGACTTCCCGCCCGAGACGGTCGCCTGGTTGCACTACGTGCGCACCGCACAGGCGCTCGGTTTCTCGCTCGCCGAGATCGGCCGCCTCGGCGAGGAGGTCCGCGACGCGCCGGACAGCGCCGAGCGGTTGTCCCTGCTGTTCACCGAGAAGATCCGGATCATCGACGCGCGGATGGCCGAGCTGGCCGCGATGCGTGCCGACCTCGCGGACCGGGTCGGCACCGGCTGCCCCCTGCGCCCGGAGACCTGA